The stretch of DNA AATAGGAGTTTGGTTGGAAATTCTGCAATGATATTCAAAATTGTTGATGCATTATTAACCACTATTCCGTTAATAATCATCACATGGGTTTTAGTTTTATTATCAAAGAAAACATTTTCAAAAATTGGGTTGTCTAATATAATTTTAGGTATCGCATTTGCTGGAATTTGGTTTTTAGTAATTTTTAGATTGGTTAATAAATTCTCAGAACCCGGAAATGAAATTGAAGCTACATGGTTTGGTATTTTAAATTCGTTCTTTATTATCACATTAGCGCCATTTTTTTCAAGGTGGTGGGAAAGTAAATATAATCCTAGTGCTGCCATGAAATATGGTTTAGGTTTGATTTTGTTAGGACTTGGTTTTGCAATACTTTCTTATGGAGCAACAGATATTCCTTCTGGAGCGAAAACCGCGTCTATTAGTATGGTGTTTTTAATTTTGGCATATCTTTTCCATACCATGGGTGAATTATGTTTATCGCCTGTAGGTTTGTCATATTTGAGTAAATTAGTACCACCTAGAATGATTGGTTTTATGTTTGGAGTTTGGTATTTAGCAATTGCCGTTGGACAAAAAGCTGCCGGAACGATGGGTGGTATGATTGATAAAATTTCTGAACAATACTCATTAGGCACCTTTTTTTTAATATTTACATTGATCCCAATTGGTGTAGGTTTGATTTCTATACTGCTTAATCCAGTATTAAAAAGGCTAATGCATGGCGTCCGTTAGTCGAAAAAATCATTAAATAATATTCAAAATGCTCCTGTTTAGGAGCATTTTTTGTAAGTTCGGTATACGTTTTGCAACAAATATGACTATGAAGAAAACAATTTATATACTTTTAGTAAGCATTTTTACAGCGGCATTAGTTAGTGCTCAAGAATTAACTTGGCATACAGATATGAGTAAAGCATCAGAATTTGCCGTTAAAGAAAAAAAACCACTGTTAATGTTTTTTACAGGGTCAGATTGGTGTGGCTGGTGTATACGTTTACAAAAAGAAGTCTTTCAAACTAACGAGTTTAAAAAATGGGCGCTTGAAAATGTCGTACTTGTTGAATTAGATTTTCCAAAAAGGACACCTCAAGATGATAGTATTAGAACTCAAAATAGGCAATTGCAAAGTATGTTTAAGGTAAGAGGGTACCCTACCATATGGTTTGTTAATCCAGAAATTAATTCTGAAAAACAAATAAATTTAAGAAGCCTTGGAAGTACAGGGTATGTGGCTGGAGGTCCAACTAAATGGATAGGCAAAGCGGCATCAATGTTGTAGCTGAAAGTAAAAAAACTTAAAACATTATGAAAAAGATATGGTTATTATTAGCTGTTTTTGTAACAGTTTTTACAAATGCGCAGGAGATTAATTGGGTGACTTTTGAAGAAGCTTTAGCACTTCAAAAGAAAGCACCTAAAAAAATTATGATGGATGTTTATACCAATTGGTGTGGACCATGTAAGATCTTAGACAAAAACACATTTCATAATAAAGATGTTGTAGATTATGTTAATGAAAACTATTATGCTGTAAAATTTAATGCAGAGGGTAATGAGCAGGTTAATTATAAAGAAAAAATATTTTCGAACCCTAATTATAATCCAGCGAATGCTAATAGACGAAATTCTGCGCATGAGTTGTCCCGTTATTTTCAAATACAGGCATATCCAACTATTGTGTTTTTAGATGAAAAAGGAGATGTGATAGCCCCAATTAAAGGGTATCAAACGCCTCCGCAATTAGAATTATATTTAAAAATGTTTAGAGAAGACAAACATAAAGAAATAGATACTCAAGAAAAGTTTAATGTTTACTATAAAGCATTTAAGCCAGAGTTTAAAGGTTGAAAAAGAACTTCCTGAAATGATGAAAATATTCCCAGGGCGTCAGGAATCTCCTCAAAAAAATCAATACTCAATAATAAAAGCTCCCTTTTTACTGGTTTGGTGAAAAGGGAGTTCTCTTTTTTTACAAATAATTTCCCATTTTTCCATATAAGATTTGTAATTGCTTCCATCGGCAATAACGTATTTTGGTTTTATAGAATCAATCAATCTATTCAAATTTATTTTTGGTGATTGCCTTAGTAATAGATAATCTGGTTCAAAGGATTTAATATTGTAAACCCCCAGACTATCAATAACCAAAAACCTTTTATTGTTAAGAAGATAAACCGACTGTAACGAGTCTTTTTCAATAATATTAATATGATTACCAACCGCATAATCTCTTACGATATTGTTTTTTGTTTTCGGTAAGGTATCAAAATCATGGGCTACTATCATTTTGTTATGCGTTATATTTCCAATAAGACTATGCTTGTTTTTGTGAAAAATGATAAAGGCATTTGTTTGGATATTATAATTGGTGTAAATAACGATACTTTGAAAAATCACAATAGTAATTAATAAGTATTTGAGATTATAATAATGCCACTTTTTAAGAAGTTTTATGAGATAAATAATGGAGAGATAAGAAGCCAAAGCATACAAAAGATCAAAGGGAATATCTTTTATTAAAAATAATTCTTGTCTTGAAATCCAAGCAATAAAATCATTCATTAAGCCAATAATATGCCCATAAATAGTAGCTATAAACTGTGGCAGTAAATTTAAAACAGCTAAAAGAATGATGAGTATTCCAAGACCTAAAATAAATCCCAAAAAAGGAATGATTACCAAATTAGATATAAAAAACAAACTTGGAAATTGATGAAAATAATAAAGACTTATCGGAATGATTCCTAATTGAGCAGAAAGTGTAACAGTGAATGTATGCCAATAAAAATCGATGATTTTAGATTTTGGTTTCCATCGTTTATATATAACAGGATCCACAATAACAATGGCAAAAACAGCTAAATAACTTAATTGAAAACCGACATCAAATAAAAACATGGGCTTAAAAAGCAATATGGTGAATATCGATATGGCTAAAGTGTTATATATATTAGTTGGTCTTTTTAGGTTTATAGCAATCGCAACTATACTAAACATAGTGACAGCTCTGGTAACTGATGCCGATAACCCAGCAATAAGAGCAAAGCACCATAAAATAACTACCAGCAGAAACGTTTTTATAAGTTTTCCATGTTTAAAGCTTTCAATAGGTTTGAGTACGAAGCTTAAAATAATTAATATTATACCCACATGTAAGCCAGATACGGCCAGAATGTGTATAGCACCTGCATTTGTATAATTAGAGTAAATAGTTTTACTAATGTCTTGTCGTTGGCCTAATAATAGAGCATTAATTATGGCAAGTTCGTCTGGTTTGAAAAGGTGAGATTTTAATTTTAAGTTGATATATTCACGAATGTTACTAGCTAATCCTAAGAGAGAATGTGTTTTCGAACTTACTTTTAAAAGTGATCGATTAGAAATAAATAATTGCTGGTAAATATATTTTTTCTCTAGATAGGTTTTGTAATTAAATTGATGAGGATTTAATGGTTGATTTAAATCTTTGAAGACTGTTTTACTTATAAAAATATCATCAATTTTTAAAGCAATTTGTGTTGAACCTTTTTCAATATTTAAAAGAGATTTTCCTTTTACCTTGCTTCCATCAATTTCTAAAAGGTCTATAACGTATTTGTCATAGAAATTTCCAGATTTTAAAACGTCTCTAATTCTAAACGTCATCGTTTTTAAAGAGTCATTTTTTATTGAAACCTGATTTGTATAATGATTAGAATAGTTTTTTTCGTTATGAAGATTTGTGGTTAATATACCAATGCTAATCATCATTAAAAAAGAGGACAAACCAAACCAACTGGTTTTAATGAATTGCCTTTTTGCGATGAGGTAAAACACTAATAAGATGACAAAAAGGGAAGCTGTTAAGTATAAAGAGACATTCAAAGGAATGCTAAACAAAGTACTAATAGCAATACCTATAATGAAGTAAGTCGTTAATTTAATGATAGTAAAATTCAATAATTGCATAAGTATGCAATATATGAAATATCTTACAAAATTCTACGCGCTTCAACAAACGCTGATTTCCAATAGTTTTCAGAAAGTTTAGAAACAATAACCCCTTTTCTGGTTGTTGCATGTATAAAAGAAATATCACCAGTTTTAGATTTTATAATCAA from Flavivirga spongiicola encodes:
- a CDS encoding thioredoxin family protein; translation: MKKTIYILLVSIFTAALVSAQELTWHTDMSKASEFAVKEKKPLLMFFTGSDWCGWCIRLQKEVFQTNEFKKWALENVVLVELDFPKRTPQDDSIRTQNRQLQSMFKVRGYPTIWFVNPEINSEKQINLRSLGSTGYVAGGPTKWIGKAASML
- a CDS encoding thioredoxin family protein; its protein translation is MKKIWLLLAVFVTVFTNAQEINWVTFEEALALQKKAPKKIMMDVYTNWCGPCKILDKNTFHNKDVVDYVNENYYAVKFNAEGNEQVNYKEKIFSNPNYNPANANRRNSAHELSRYFQIQAYPTIVFLDEKGDVIAPIKGYQTPPQLELYLKMFREDKHKEIDTQEKFNVYYKAFKPEFKG
- a CDS encoding ComEC/Rec2 family competence protein, with translation MQLLNFTIIKLTTYFIIGIAISTLFSIPLNVSLYLTASLFVILLVFYLIAKRQFIKTSWFGLSSFLMMISIGILTTNLHNEKNYSNHYTNQVSIKNDSLKTMTFRIRDVLKSGNFYDKYVIDLLEIDGSKVKGKSLLNIEKGSTQIALKIDDIFISKTVFKDLNQPLNPHQFNYKTYLEKKYIYQQLFISNRSLLKVSSKTHSLLGLASNIREYINLKLKSHLFKPDELAIINALLLGQRQDISKTIYSNYTNAGAIHILAVSGLHVGIILIILSFVLKPIESFKHGKLIKTFLLVVILWCFALIAGLSASVTRAVTMFSIVAIAINLKRPTNIYNTLAISIFTILLFKPMFLFDVGFQLSYLAVFAIVIVDPVIYKRWKPKSKIIDFYWHTFTVTLSAQLGIIPISLYYFHQFPSLFFISNLVIIPFLGFILGLGILIILLAVLNLLPQFIATIYGHIIGLMNDFIAWISRQELFLIKDIPFDLLYALASYLSIIYLIKLLKKWHYYNLKYLLITIVIFQSIVIYTNYNIQTNAFIIFHKNKHSLIGNITHNKMIVAHDFDTLPKTKNNIVRDYAVGNHINIIEKDSLQSVYLLNNKRFLVIDSLGVYNIKSFEPDYLLLRQSPKINLNRLIDSIKPKYVIADGSNYKSYMEKWEIICKKRELPFHQTSKKGAFIIEY